DNA sequence from the Hippopotamus amphibius kiboko isolate mHipAmp2 chromosome 1, mHipAmp2.hap2, whole genome shotgun sequence genome:
CAGTATTCATTTAGAGTAGGCCAGAGTTCAAGCCCAAAAGAGGTTCAGGGTCTCTCCTGATGGGCCCCCACCTGGAGCCTTGGGCACCCTCTACCCACCAGTGCAGCCTTTTCTCTCCCCTGGTGATTACTCTCACTGAAAATATGCCAGTAGGCTGCCATCTTGATCTGGCCAAGTGGACTAACAAGCCTCATGGTTGTTTGATCAAGGGATCCTATTAGGGCCTCCTGGGGCCCAACAGGCAGTCATTGCTTCCATACCCAAGGATGCTGGTCCCCTAgtccttcccctttccctgggCATCCCCTTCACTTCCCTAAAAGGAACCCAGGGTCCTTTGCTGGTGGTGCTAGAGGCCCTTCCTGTAGGACATTTCCTAGAGATCAGCCAAGGCCTCAGGGCTCTGCATCTGCTCGTGGAAGGTGTGTGAGTCACGGGGAGGATCCTGGCTGCCTCCCCTGAGAATGTCCTGAACCACTCCAGTAGGGCATAAGCCCTCCCCTGAGCAAATCTGGTGACCTGAGCCACCCTCTGGCCTGTCTCCTatcccccacccttccctgcaCCTCCCTTTGTGTGGTTCCAGTTTGGTTTTACACTGACATAGTTCCTTATTCTTCTCAAAAGGCTTTTCTAACCATTCTCTCATTGGGTGCCATTTATTCTAAATTTAgctctcatttattttaaaagattcaaacaAATTTCTGAtggttttttttcccataagaacTTCACAAGCAATCAGTTTGGATTCGCTGGATGACCTGGGGAAGGAGGCTCGATAGTTCTGGTCCTGTGACCCAGCAAGCccatgtttttcattcttttcattcacCCGTGTCTCTCTTCAACGTGTGCCTTGACTTTTTACCACATCTTCTCTTCTGAAACCTTAACTGCTTCAGAATTTCTGCATTTTCAGAGTTTATGTTCTAGTTAATCTTTGTCCAGCCTTTAAAAGCAGTAGGATTTTCCTGTGAGGATCAGAATTTTCCAGGGCTCCCTAAGGGACATTACATAAACAGAGCAACCCCAGATCCCTACAGCCTCATTGGATTTTAACCCAAGACACAAAACTCACCCTTGCATCTAATGAGCACTTAATCTGGGGGTAAGTTTTGCCACCACTGTCTTCCTGGGTCCTCCGTACCCACCTGTGGAATAGCGATCCTGTCTTCTCCCCTGAAGCCCTAACACAGGGCTGGACATCCAGCTGGCCCTCAGTAGGTCCGATTGGATTGAGGTGACTGAACTAGGTCATGTTTCTAAGACCTAAACCCCCAGGGGACATCCTATTCATTCCTTCCACAAATAAATGTATTGtgcatctaccatgtgccaggtactattttAGGCCTTAGGGTTAAAGccgtgaataaaacaaaaatccttgTCCTTGTGGACTTTATATCCTAGTTGAAAAGACAAATGAGCAAAACATATGGTCGGTGAAATATACGTgctaagaaggaaaataaagccgGAAAAAGGGGTAGGAAGAATTGGGAAGTATTGTAATTTTAGACTCGGAAGGTGGATATGGGCAAAGAGCTGCAGGAGTTGAGGGCAGGACTGACCATCTCTCTCCAAGGGCCTTTGCATGCCCTCATGTGGGCCACCTGGTCCACAATAGAGTTGTGAAGTCACTGACACATTCACCCAGATgttgtcccccccacccccccagcgcATCAGGACTCCATAATAAACTCATTCTTACGAAGATATTAGCAACTACTCTTGGACAACCCCTGGGTGGGGGGAGCCAAGTTCTGAAAAGATCCATGAGGGAATGCCTTATCTTAGGAAGGAGCCCATGGGATGGGAAccactcctcctccctgcctctctcccccacAGAAATTGAGTCTCACATTATAAAGCAAGAAGATATACTTAATGGCAAAGAGAATGAGATTAAGGAGTTGCAGCAAGTTATCAGCCAGCAGAAAGAGATCTTCAGGTGAGGGGTCCGGGCCAGGCTGGGGGTTGTTGATGGAAGTGGGGAGCCAGACCTCTGGCCCCTACCCTGGGCTGTCCCCAGCCCACGCCCAGCTGGCTCCGTTGCAGGAATCACATGTCTGACTTCCGGATCCAGAAGCAGCAGGAGAACTACATGGCCCAGGTGCTGGACCAGAAGCATAAGAAAGCCTCGGGGGCGCGTCAGGCCCGGAGCCGCCAGCGTCCCAGGGAAAAATAAAACGGTCGTCACCTTCCTGTTATCTGGCTGTAATGCCCAACCTCTGCCTTCTCTGCTGTGGGGGTCCCCATCCTGACCCTTCCTATCCCTGTGGGTATCTCCCTCAGGCCTCACAGTGGCCTGGACCCCAGGGAAGAGGTAGGGCAAAATGCAAAAGacactctccttccttcctccccgcCTGCCTTTTGGACCACCGCCTGCCAGCCCACTCCTGTGTTCAGAAGTCTGAGGATGCTCCAGCCCCTGctaccctcttcctccctccttcccttgggTAGTAGTGGGGGCCCATGGGATATGGGGTTGTAGCCTAGGGAAGGACTACTTGGTTGTCTAGTAGGCACTGTCCCTTCTTACTCTTGGTATTAAGTTCCTTTCTACATAAACAATCCTGGTTACTCCAGTGCCCTGGTAAATTTAACTCCCAACTTGAAGggctatgtgtgtatgtgttgtgtaTGTATCTGTGAGAAGCCTTGACTGGAGAGTTCAAAGGTGGTGGGTTCCAGGACCACAATGAATTTGGGAAATCGGTTTCCATTACATAACAAGAACATTATACCTGTGAATCACATTTGCACCTTCTTATACTTCTCCCAAACAGAAGCTTATTAGTCTGCACAAatggaggaaggggaaaggacagtgctttgtgtgtgtgtgtgtgtgtgtgtgtgtgtgtgtgtgtgtgtgtgtgtgtgtgatttctttttttgctatgtCTATTTTTAAGGTGGGGTACTAGTCTATAAAGGGGCTATGACTTGCTCAAGTTGCATATGCAGGGCTGGATGTGATGGACCAGCTTGATCCTCTCAGAAGCCATCACTAATGTGCCCTAGGTGATTAAGGGGACACACCCAGGCAGGGGACCCACTCAAGGGAGGCTGAGTCAAATTTGTCTAGCCTTTCCTGGGTCAGTGTGAGTGTGAGTGCATAGGAGGGGCCAGTGCTCTTGCTGGGGCCAGCTGTGGCCTGAGTCATAGCAGGACCTTGAAGCCAGAAGTTTAAGGGCAAGTGGTGCCCACTGTCATTGTCGCAGGATAGTGACAGGTGGTGGCTGTTTCCCCATCAGCACTTGTCCCCAGGGCATGTCCTGAGGTGGTGGGGGCTGGAATGAGGGCCTTGTGAGTGCCTGGGGGAGCACAGAGCTATTCTTGCCTCAGAGGAGCTTTAGAGAAGGGACCACAGCTACCCCCAAAGGTTCCTAAGAGACGCTGCATCAGCATCTGGGAGTTGTTCTGGCAGCCTGAAAAGCTAGAGCGTCCCCTCCAGCATGGGTTTCCACGAAGAGCAGTGGGCCCAGCCAGGGACAGCAGTTTTTTGAGGCCGCAGTACAACTTTTGGAGTGGGGGGAGCCCTCCACATCATGCTCCTTTACCAAAGGTGAGGGGGGGTGATGGGTTAAGAAAGGTGGTGGGTGCACCGTTATGAGCTCTAGCTGGGATAGGCTATGGGAGGGCCAAGGGAGGAGGGGTGCACTGCAGTGATGGGAAGACGCTGGGGGCTGACAAAGATGAAATTGCTAGCAAGACCTGAGTTGTTTGGTCTCCGGCTCACAGTCTGATCCACACACCGTAGTGCTTGCTATCAGGCAGGTCCCTGctaagcctcagttccctcacctgTGATGGATGAGCGGAGTTGGGCCTAGCTCCTGGGTCCAAGTTGGATGCCTGCGCTCTCCTCACCTTCCTGTCAACCAAAGCCTGGAATGCCATCCCAGGCTCTCCCGGCCGCGCCGGAGGAGGGGTCTGGGAGGGTAGGACCCAGGGCCCAGGTCTCTCGATGCCTACGCCTCTGTCTCGCGAGCGGACGCGGCCGCTTTAAGGCGCGGTGACCCCACAGCAcccgcgggcggggcggggacaGTGCGGGCGTCCGCGGCACCAGCGGAGGCGAATGCGAGGGAGGTAGTGCGCGGCGTCCGGCCCCAGCATGCTGACCGCGCTCGCCCCGCCAGCCCTGCCCGGGCTCCCAGGGCGGCTGCCCGCTGCCCCCACTCGGCGCCAGGACTCCTCGGGTTCGTCAGGCTCCTACCACACGGCTCCGGGTTCTCCGGAGCCCCCGGACGCTGGGCCGGACGCGGAGGGCTGGGCGAATTGGCCCAGGGTGGCCCCTGTGCTGGGGGCGGGCGCGCAGCCTCGCCTGTCCGTCAGAGCCCAGAATAGCCGCCAGCAGCTCGGGCCCGGCTCGGGTTTCCCGCGAGGCCCGGCCTCGGGCCCGcggccaccccagccccagctgcgCATGCTGCCGTCGGGGGAGATGGAAGTCATCTTCGGCGCAGGGCCGCTGTTCAGCCGCCCCGACGCAGAAGAGAGCGAGGTGCAACAGCTCACGACGCGGGCCTTCCGCAGCCTCTCTCCGTCCAGGTCTGCGTCTCCCATCCCGGACGAACCGCAGCCCGAGGGCCCCGACGATGGCTCCCGCTGGGCCACCTTCCTGGAGCTGCGGCCTCTCGGGCCGAGTCCTGCCACCCCAGCGCAGTTCGAGTGTGTGGAAGTGGCGCTGGAGGAGCGTGCCGCGCCTGCTGGGCCCCGGACGGTGCCCAAACGTCAGATCGAGCTGCGGCCCCGGCCCCAGAGTCCCCCGCGGGAGGCCAGCGCGCCGCATCCCCGACTGCTCCTGCGCACCGGCTCCCTGGACGAGTCTCTGGGCCGCCTGCACGCTGCCGCGGACCTCGTGCAGACGGCGCTGGCCAGAAAACTAAGCCCCGCGACCCCTACTCCAAGCAGTGCCACCTTCGGACCCCCGGTGCCGCCAGAGCCTGCGACCCCGGAAACGCCCCGCAGTACTCGAGCGGCCCTGGAGGAGGCCAGGTCTCGCCCACATCGTGTGTATCATAGTTCAGCCCCCGCCAGGACCCCACGACCGTGGCCTAGCCTCCGTGAGCGCGCAATTCGGCGCGACAAGCCCGCGCCCGGGACCGAGCCTCTGGGTCCAGTTAGTTCCAGCATCTTCCTGCAGTCTGGGGAGAAGACCCATGAGACACACCATCAGGAACCCAAGACTCGGTTCCCACGAGAGACTCCTGATCGAACCGTCCTGAGGGCACAGAGTCCGCCTTTCCAGTCTAGGGCCCCCTGGGAGGTTTCAAGTAAGGCTGTGAGGCCGAGGAGCCCATCACCGCTGTGGCAAGCCTCAAATGGGACCGTGCGGGGtcctcactgcccctccccccagaacCTGTCCCCGTGGAATCGGGCTATTCGGAAGGTGAGTAGTCCGTCGCTCCCCGAGGCATCCTCCGCATGGGAAAGTAAGGATACTGCTGTCACGGAAACTGTCAGCAGAAAGAGTCCTTCCCCTCCGACCCTTTCCCAGTGGAATCGGGGTGTTGCCAGGGCAAGAAGCCCATCCCCCAAAGCTCCTTCCTCGTGGGAGGTTCCGCATCCGGCAGATGGGGATACAGTTGAGGGGAGTAGGAGCCCGTCCCCGCCGACCTTGTCCTCATGGGAGACTCCAGATCGTCCTATTGGGACGTGGAGCCCATCGCCCCAAGAGACGTGGGACTCCACAGTGCAGAGCTCATCGGTAGTGTCTACGCGGGAAGCTATGAATGGCGTAGCCCAGAAGGAACTGGTACCGCCCCCGCCATCTGCACCCGGGACTCCAGAGCTAACAGAGGCGCAGAGTGCGTCCCCTCGGGAGATGCCGGATCTTGCCTTCCGAGGCAGCCAGCTGTCGCCAGAGGTGGCTGCACCCCAGCTGCCCCTCAGTCACCTTGTGGGCACCCTGGATGCCGATGCGCGCCCGGAAGCCTTGGGCTCTGGAGAAGCGGCCTCGGGACGCCCGCGCGTGGCCATTCCGCGGCCCCGCGACGTGCGCAAGATAGTAAAGACCACGTACGCACCAACCTTCACGGCAGGCACCCCAGGCTCAGGCACCTCAGACTCAGGGCTGCCTGCGCCTCCTGCGGACCCCCGCGGGGAGGAAGGCGGCGCCTCCAAGACACAAGAGTTTCAGGCGCTGGGGCCCCCCGCCCCGGCTCACTACACTTCCGTTTTTCT
Encoded proteins:
- the PROB1 gene encoding proline-rich basic protein 1, with the translated sequence MLTALAPPALPGLPGRLPAAPTRRQDSSGSSGSYHTAPGSPEPPDAGPDAEGWANWPRVAPVLGAGAQPRLSVRAQNSRQQLGPGSGFPRGPASGPRPPQPQLRMLPSGEMEVIFGAGPLFSRPDAEESEVQQLTTRAFRSLSPSRSASPIPDEPQPEGPDDGSRWATFLELRPLGPSPATPAQFECVEVALEERAAPAGPRTVPKRQIELRPRPQSPPREASAPHPRLLLRTGSLDESLGRLHAAADLVQTALARKLSPATPTPSSATFGPPVPPEPATPETPRSTRAALEEARSRPHRVYHSSAPARTPRPWPSLRERAIRRDKPAPGTEPLGPVSSSIFLQSGEKTHETHHQEPKTRFPRETPDRTVLRAQSPPFQSRAPWEVSSKAVRPRSPSPLWQASNGTVRGPHCPSPQNLSPWNRAIRKVSSPSLPEASSAWESKDTAVTETVSRKSPSPPTLSQWNRGVARARSPSPKAPSSWEVPHPADGDTVEGSRSPSPPTLSSWETPDRPIGTWSPSPQETWDSTVQSSSVVSTREAMNGVAQKELVPPPPSAPGTPELTEAQSASPREMPDLAFRGSQLSPEVAAPQLPLSHLVGTLDADARPEALGSGEAASGRPRVAIPRPRDVRKIVKTTYAPTFTAGTPGSGTSDSGLPAPPADPRGEEGGASKTQEFQALGPPAPAHYTSVFLKDFLPVVSHPYEPPEPTPDTVPRDVTQPNGVLRRRAENSTAKPFARTEIRLPGALALGRRPEGTRGVVVRGPGVKNRDAEAQRLVPDDKGRTSPLGGARTSPQQSPRGPAGTQPPRPPCPGSPQAHLSSSSGIAPKLETPPTVPEPTVAVQAPLPREPRAQASRTAPPQPRAASAPPMDRSPEGPSQGARRPSGAAQPGKVLVDPESGRYYFVEAPRQPRLRLLFDPESGQYVEVLLPPSPSVPLSRVYTPVALGPGLYPSAYGPIPGLSLPPSPGPPALSGPHLPWASEAGPLDGMYYLPASGTPSPAPPLLLCAPPSSFGPAQPSKGSLFPV